AAGTTTCAAGCGACCCTCTTTTGCCCACACTAGAATGTGTAAGGGACACTTGCGGGCACGCACTAAACCCATTATAATTAACGTCAAAGATAGTCAAAGTCAATAGGTAACCTCATAAGAACATACACAGAGGAATAGGAGGCGATGACTTGCGAAACATCTCGGACATCATTGAACATCACTTGAAAAGCATCCTTACTAACAGTCCCAATGGATCGATCGAGATTCAGCGTAGTGAGCTTGCCGACCATTTTCAATGTGTGCCGTCTCAGATCAATTACGTCATCAATACGCGCTTTACCGTTCAAAAAGGATACCTCGTAGAGAGTAAGCGCGGGGGCGGCGGGTATATTCGCATACGCAAGGTGCAGATTGTCAGCAAAGCACGCTTGCAGGAATTGCTAACAGAAGAACTGATTGGTGAGAGCATCAGTCAGAGTGTGGGATATGCGATCGTAGAAAGACTATTGGAGGAAGGGTTAGTCAACATTAGAGAAGCCACCTTGATGAAAATCGCTACCTCGCGAAACGTTTTGACTCTGGAAGCTGAATTGCGGGATCGTTTGCGGGCAAATATTTTAAAGCAGATGATCGCGGCAATCTTGTTGAAGTAAAAGGAGGTATGATGTTATGAACTGTGAGGAATGCGGAAAACGACCGGCGACACTTCATTTGACGAAAATCGTCAATGGCGAAAAAACCGAATACCATATTTGCGAGCAATGTGCTCATGAAAAAGGGGACGTCTTTACCGGCTTTCACAACTTCAGCATCAACAATCTCCTGTCAGGACTTTTAAAATTTGATCCCATGCAAAAGAATGGACGCGAAACGGCAACGAATAAGCCGCTTCAATGCGAAACATGTGGACTCACATATGCTCAATTTAGTAAAAGCGGCCGATTTGGCTGTAGTGATTGCTACACCTTTTTGGGGGATCGACTGGACCCACTTTTCCGCCGGATTCATGGAAACACACAGCATAGTGGAAAAGTACCAGAGCGTACCGGTGGCAAACTGAAGATCCGTAAAGAGCTGGAGCAACTAAAGCAAGCGCTGCAAAGTCATGTCGCCAGTGAAGAGTTCGAGAAGGCAGCAGAAATGCGTGATCGAATTCGAGCATTGGAACAAAAAATGGCCCAATCGTAGCAAGGGAGGTTAGCTGGTTATGTCCCAAAAGCAGTTTATGCAAAACCCGTGGAGCAATTGGATGAAAGGAGAAGGTCCTGATTCCGACATTGTCATTAGTACACGGCTGCGTATCGCCCGTAACCTGCGCCAGCACCCCTTTCCGTTATTGGCAACGGACTCGCAGGCCGAGGAAGTCGTCAGAAAGGTAACGGAAGTAAGCGATTCGGAGGCAATGCGCAAACGGCATCAGCTTCAGGTCATCCATATGGATCAAATTAACCCGTTAGAAAAACGGGTGCTCGTAGAAAAGCATCTGATTAGCCCTCATCTGGCAGAGGAATCCCGTAAAGGTGCCGTATTGCTTCGGGAAGATGAGTCTGTCAGCATTATGGTTAATGAAGAAGACCACATTCGAATACAGGTACTATTACCCGGGTTTCGTTTGAACGAGGCATGGGAAATAGGTACGAAGATAGACGACATTTTTGAGAAAAGCTTGAACTACGCGTTCGACGAAACTCGAGGATATCTTACAAGCTGCCCAACCAATGTGGGTACGGGAATTCGTGCATCCGTGATGCTGCACCTGCCCGCTCTGGTGATGACGCAGCAGATCAGCAGAATTTTACAGGCGATTAATCAAGTTGGTCTGGTCGTTAGAGGAATTTACGGAGAGGGCAGCGAAGCTCTAGGGAATCTTTTTCAGTTATCCAATCAGGTCACACTGGGGATGTCTGAGTCGGATATCCTTTCCAATCTCTACGGTGTGGCCAGACAGATTATTGAGCAAGAGCGTGTGGCACGCACTTACTTGCTGGAGCATACCCGGGTTTCTTTGGAGGATCGGATTTTTCGGTCGTATGGCATCTTGATGTATGCCCGCACGGTAGAGTCCAAGGAAGCGGCTCAGCGCCTGTCAGATGTACGTCTGGGGATTGATCTAGGCATCATTCCTAATGTATCTCCGCTCGTCTTAAACGAACTGTTGGTCACGACACAGCCAGGTTTTTTACAACACCACGCTGGTCAAAAGCTCACTCCGGACCAACGCGACGAAAGAAGGGCAAGGCTGATCCGCGAACGTCTACGCGTAGTAGAATCACAAGAGTAATCGTAATGGTATCACGCAATTGTTAACCATATAGAGAAAAAACACGGTTATACGGAGGTGTACGATATGATGTTTGGACGTTTTACAGAACGCGCACAAAAAGTACTGGCGCTTGCCCTGGAAGAGGCGGTTCGTCTCGGACACAAAGATATTGGGACAGAGCATGTGCTGCTGGGACTCATTCGAGAAGGCGAAGGAATTGCGGCGAAGGCACTGCAATCACTTGGGCTTGGCCTCGATAAAATCCAGAGTGAAGTGGAGTCGTTAATCGGGCGAGGAACAGAGCAGTCCGGTAGTAATTACACACCAAACTATACACCTCGCGCCAAAAAGGTCATTGAACTGTCGATGGACGAAGCCCGCAAGCTGGGTCATACCTATGTGGGGACTGAACATATTCTGCTTGGCTTGATCCGTGAGGGAGAAGGCATTGCTGCGAGAATCATGAACAATTTGGGCGTTAGCCTGAACAAGGCACGGCAACAGGTGCTCCAGCTGCTGGGCAGCTCGGAAATGATGGCATCTCATCAACCGTCTGGAGGGAATCCAGCGGCGAATACGCCGACATTGGACGGCTTGGCAAGGGATCTGACTGCAATCGCTCGTGACGGCGGTCTGGACCCGGTTATCGGTCGCCAAAAAGAAATCGAGCGTGTGATCCAAGTACTTAGCAGACGTACCAAGAACAACCCTGTTTTAATTGGGGAGCCTGGTGTCGGGAAAACAGCTATCGCAGAAGGTCTTGCCCAAAAAATCGTGAACAACGAAATTCCGGAGACCCTTCGTGATAAGCGCGTCATGACCCTCGATATGGGAACCGTTGTTGCGGGAACCAAATATCGCGGTGAGTTCGAAGATCGTCTGAAAAAAATCATGGACGAAATTCGCCAAGCAGGAAACATCATCCTGTTTATTGATGAGCTGCACACCCTGATTGGTGCTGGTGGAGCAGAAGGCGCAATTGACGCCTCTAACATTTTGAAGCCTGCGCTGGCTCGTGGTGAGCTACAGTGCGTAGGTGCTACAACGCTGGATGAATATCGCAAGTACATCGAAAAAGACGCGGCACTGGAGCGTCGTTTCCAACCGATTCAGGTTGATGAACCGACAGCGGAGGATGCCATTCGTATCCTGCATGGCCTTCGTGATCGTTATGAAGCCCACCACCGTGTCAAAATTACCGATGAAGCAATCGAGCAGGCAGTAAAGCTGTCTGACCGCTATATTACGGAACGCTTCCTGCCTGACAAGGCCATCGACTTGGTTGACGAGGCGGCATCGAAAGTCCGCTTGCAATCCTTTACCGTTCCGCCAAACCTCAAAGAGCTGGAGGGACGTCTGGAAGAGGTGCGCAAGGAAAAAGACGCTGCCGTACAATCACAAGAGTTCGAGGAAGCAGCAGCACTTCGCGATCAGGAGCAAAAACTGCGTGAAGAACTGGATAAAACGAAAAAAGACTGGAAAGAACGCCAAGGCCAGCTGAACATGGAGGTTACGCCAGAAGACATCGCGCAAGTAGTGGCGAGCTGGACGGGTATTCCTGTGTTAAAGCTGAAGGAAGAAGAAACAGAGCGCTTGTTGAAGATGGAAGAGATTTTGCACGATCGCGTTATTGGTCAAGATGAAGCAGTCAAATCCATTTCGCGTGCGATCCGCCGTGCCCGTGCTGGTTTGAAAGACCCAAAACGCCCAATCGGCTCGTTTATCTTCCTGGGGCCTACCGGTGTGGGTAAAACCGAATTGGCTCGTGCCGTGGCGGAGACGCTTTTCGGTGACGAGGATGCCATGATCCGCGTGGATATGTCCGAGTACATGGAGAAGCATTCCACCGCTCGTCTGGTAGGTGCCCCTCCAGGCTACGTAGGCTTTGACGAGGGCGGTCAGCTGACCGAAAAAGTGCGCCGTAAGCCTTACTCCGTCATTTTACTGGACGAAATCGAGAAAGCTCACCCAGACGTATTCAACATCCTGCTACAAGTTCTGGATGATGGTCGTTTGACAGACTCCAAGGGACGTACCGTCGACTTCCGCAATACGGTTGTCATCATGACTTCCAACGTCGGAGCCAGCATGATCAAGAAAAATACAACGCTCGGCTTCACGACCAATGATTCGGAAAGAAAGTATCAGGATATGAAGGACAAAGTCATGGATGAGCTGAAGAAGAGCTTCCGTCCTGAGTTCTTGAACCGTATCGACGAAGTCATCGTGTTCCACTCCTTGGAGCAAGAGCATATCGAGCAAATCGTAACTCTCATGACAGATGAGCTGCGTAAACGTTTGAAAGAGCAGGACATTGATTTCCAATTGACCGAAGAAGCCAAGAAAGTATTGGCAAAAGAAGGCTTTGATCCGGCCTATGGTGCACGTCCTCTGCGTCGAGCTATCCAGCGCCACATCGAGGATAATTTGTCCGAGGAATTGCTCAAGGGCACGATCAGTAAAGGCGATACCGTCAATATCGAAGCGGAAGAAGGCAAGCTGGTAGTCAAGCGCCTTGAAAAAACGAAATCATAAGCTGGGTTGAAACGTAATAGAATGCCTCCTGATTCGGGAGGTATTCTTTTTTTGGGTGCGTTATTATGATAAAAGTAGAGAAAGAAATCCAAGTGAGGGTGCGATTATGTCAAAGTATAAAACGAAATACGCGTGTCAAGAATGTGGCTATGAATCGCCAAAATGGATGGGGAAATGCCCGGGATGCAGCAGTTGGAACACCCTGGTAGAGGAAGTGACGGTAAAAACTGCACATCGTCACGAAGGGATGAGTGGCGGCCAGCGTCAATCTGCTATTCCACTGACCCAGGTAGCCAGTGAAGAAGACCCACGCATGGATACGACGATCGGAGAATTGAATCGTGTTCTTGGTGGAGGACTTGTTCCGGGTTCACTCATTTTGGTTGGGGGAGACCCTGGAATCGGGAAATCGACATTGCTTTTGCAAACTTCTTTTGCCTTGGCTCATCAAGGGGCGAAGGTTCTCTATGTATCTGGAGAGGAGTCGGCAAAACAAATCAAAATTCGCGCGGATCGACTCCATTTGCAAACGCCGCCGATGTTTGTATTGGCAGAAAATGATTTGGATTTGATCGAACAGCATATTAATCAAGTAGACCCGGATGTTCTGATTATTGACTCGATCCAGACCGTGTTTCACCCGACGATCCAATCGGCAGCGGGGAGTGTCGCACAAGTGCGGGAGGCAACAGCCCAATTGATGCGGATTGCAAAAGGGAAAGGGATTGGTACCTTCATCGTCGGTCACGTAACCAAGGAAGGCTCCATCGCCGGTCCGCGTATGCTTGAGCACATGGTGGATGCTGTTCTCTATTTTGAAGGGGAGCGTCACAATACGTTTCGAATTTTGCGTGCCGTCAAAAACCGTTTTGGTTCGACAAACGAAATCGGTATTTTCGAGATGAAGGATCGCGGTCTGGAGGAAGTGGCGAATCCATCTGAGATATTTTTGGCAGAGCGTCCATTTGGTGTTGCGGGTTCCACAGTCGTAGCCAGTATGGAGGGCACACGTCCCGTTTTGGTTGAGCTACAAGCTCTCGTTGCCCCGACCAGCTTTGTAACCCCACGGAGAACGGCAACAGGGGTCGATCATCAGCGTGTGGCGATGATCATGGCGGTGTTGGAAAAGCGCATGGGCATGATGCTGCAAAATCAGGATGCTTATGTAAACGTAGCAGGTGGGGTCAGATTAGATGAGCCAGCGGTTGATTTGGCGATTGCCGTAAGCATTGCAAGCAGTTTCCGTGACCACGCTACCAATCCGCATGATGTCGTTATCGGAGAAATTGGCTTGACTGGTGAGGTGCGCGGTGTCTCCCGTATTGAGCAACGAGTACGAGAAGCCCATAAATTAGGCTTTAAGCGTGTCATCATACCGGAGAAAAACATCCGCGGGCTGGATGCGCCAGCAGATATTCAAGTAATTGGTGTGAGCAATATCGCCGATGCGTTGAACGAGGTGATAAGGAGGTAGGAGTGGGCATGCAGGGGAACATCAAAAGAACTCCGCAAATCGGTGATGTGCTTCGTCTCGTGGCACCCGGCACACAGCTTCGTGAAGGGTTGGAAAATGTTTTACGGGCCAAAACAGGGGGCTTGATCGTTATTGGGTGCGGTCCGGAGATGAAGTCGATTGTCGATGGCGGTTTTTCCATCAATTGTGATTTTTCTCCTGCCCATTTGTATGAATTAGCGAAGATGGATGGGGCGATTATAGTAAGTGAAGACGCAAAACGCATCCTGTACGCGAATACGCAAATCTTCCCACCCTCCTCAATCCCCACGAGCGAGACGGGCACACGGCATCGTACAGCACAACGTACGGCCATTCAAACGAATCATCTGGTCATTGCTATCTCCCAGCGTCGCAATGTGATCACGCTGTATCAGGGGAGTTTCCGGTATGTCTTAAGCGAAATCAGTGTCATTCTGGCCAAGGCGAATCAAGCTGTATCTACCCTTGAGAAATACAAGGCCGTCCTTGATCAAACTTTGACGAATCTCGGTGCGTTAGAATTTGAGGAGCTCGTTACTTTGCATGAAGTTGCCTCGGTTTTGCAACGGATTGAGATGGTGTTACGTATTAAGACTGAGGTCTCCAAGTACATATGTGAGCTAGGGGTAGAAGGAAGGCTCGTCAGTATGCAGTTGGAGGAACTGGTTTCAAACATTGAGGAAGAGGCCCATATGCTTATTCGGGATTATTCCCGAGATCCATCCTATTCACCTGATCTTGTACTGCGGGACATGAAAAAATTGAACTCAGAGGAAATGCTGGAGCTCACTTCTTTTTTACGAACGCTGGGGTATTCCTCTAATGCCAGTATGCTCGATGAATCCGTTTCCCCTAGAGGTTATCGGATCCTGTACAAGATCAGGCGTCTGCCCGTTACAATCATCTCGAATCTGGTAGAGCATTTTCATCATCTGCCACGAATCATGATGGCAACGATTCAGGAATTAGACGAAGTGGAAGGCATTGGTGAGGTTCGAGCGAGAGCGATTAAAGAGGGACTGAAACGGATTCAAGAACAAGTGTTCATTGACAGGCACATTTAAAGTAGAATAGGATAAAGGCATTATTTGTATTCAGCATTTGCCTAAGGGACTTGGATGAAAACAAGGTCAACAGGATAACCTGCTCCTTACGCAAAAGAAATCAGGAGGTAGTCTATGTTCGTGAAATCGTTACCGAACATACTAACCGTAAGCAACTTGTTTCTGGGAGTTTTAGCAATTATTCTTGCGTTTCGAGGCGATCAATACGTCGAATATGCAGCGATCACAGTGATCA
The window above is part of the Brevibacillus brevis NBRC 100599 genome. Proteins encoded here:
- a CDS encoding CtsR family transcriptional regulator, with the translated sequence MRNISDIIEHHLKSILTNSPNGSIEIQRSELADHFQCVPSQINYVINTRFTVQKGYLVESKRGGGGYIRIRKVQIVSKARLQELLTEELIGESISQSVGYAIVERLLEEGLVNIREATLMKIATSRNVLTLEAELRDRLRANILKQMIAAILLK
- the disA gene encoding DNA integrity scanning diadenylate cyclase DisA, whose product is MQGNIKRTPQIGDVLRLVAPGTQLREGLENVLRAKTGGLIVIGCGPEMKSIVDGGFSINCDFSPAHLYELAKMDGAIIVSEDAKRILYANTQIFPPSSIPTSETGTRHRTAQRTAIQTNHLVIAISQRRNVITLYQGSFRYVLSEISVILAKANQAVSTLEKYKAVLDQTLTNLGALEFEELVTLHEVASVLQRIEMVLRIKTEVSKYICELGVEGRLVSMQLEELVSNIEEEAHMLIRDYSRDPSYSPDLVLRDMKKLNSEEMLELTSFLRTLGYSSNASMLDESVSPRGYRILYKIRRLPVTIISNLVEHFHHLPRIMMATIQELDEVEGIGEVRARAIKEGLKRIQEQVFIDRHI
- a CDS encoding ATP-dependent Clp protease ATP-binding subunit, translating into MMFGRFTERAQKVLALALEEAVRLGHKDIGTEHVLLGLIREGEGIAAKALQSLGLGLDKIQSEVESLIGRGTEQSGSNYTPNYTPRAKKVIELSMDEARKLGHTYVGTEHILLGLIREGEGIAARIMNNLGVSLNKARQQVLQLLGSSEMMASHQPSGGNPAANTPTLDGLARDLTAIARDGGLDPVIGRQKEIERVIQVLSRRTKNNPVLIGEPGVGKTAIAEGLAQKIVNNEIPETLRDKRVMTLDMGTVVAGTKYRGEFEDRLKKIMDEIRQAGNIILFIDELHTLIGAGGAEGAIDASNILKPALARGELQCVGATTLDEYRKYIEKDAALERRFQPIQVDEPTAEDAIRILHGLRDRYEAHHRVKITDEAIEQAVKLSDRYITERFLPDKAIDLVDEAASKVRLQSFTVPPNLKELEGRLEEVRKEKDAAVQSQEFEEAAALRDQEQKLREELDKTKKDWKERQGQLNMEVTPEDIAQVVASWTGIPVLKLKEEETERLLKMEEILHDRVIGQDEAVKSISRAIRRARAGLKDPKRPIGSFIFLGPTGVGKTELARAVAETLFGDEDAMIRVDMSEYMEKHSTARLVGAPPGYVGFDEGGQLTEKVRRKPYSVILLDEIEKAHPDVFNILLQVLDDGRLTDSKGRTVDFRNTVVIMTSNVGASMIKKNTTLGFTTNDSERKYQDMKDKVMDELKKSFRPEFLNRIDEVIVFHSLEQEHIEQIVTLMTDELRKRLKEQDIDFQLTEEAKKVLAKEGFDPAYGARPLRRAIQRHIEDNLSEELLKGTISKGDTVNIEAEEGKLVVKRLEKTKS
- a CDS encoding UvrB/UvrC motif-containing protein; the protein is MNCEECGKRPATLHLTKIVNGEKTEYHICEQCAHEKGDVFTGFHNFSINNLLSGLLKFDPMQKNGRETATNKPLQCETCGLTYAQFSKSGRFGCSDCYTFLGDRLDPLFRRIHGNTQHSGKVPERTGGKLKIRKELEQLKQALQSHVASEEFEKAAEMRDRIRALEQKMAQS
- the radA gene encoding DNA repair protein RadA, which produces MSKYKTKYACQECGYESPKWMGKCPGCSSWNTLVEEVTVKTAHRHEGMSGGQRQSAIPLTQVASEEDPRMDTTIGELNRVLGGGLVPGSLILVGGDPGIGKSTLLLQTSFALAHQGAKVLYVSGEESAKQIKIRADRLHLQTPPMFVLAENDLDLIEQHINQVDPDVLIIDSIQTVFHPTIQSAAGSVAQVREATAQLMRIAKGKGIGTFIVGHVTKEGSIAGPRMLEHMVDAVLYFEGERHNTFRILRAVKNRFGSTNEIGIFEMKDRGLEEVANPSEIFLAERPFGVAGSTVVASMEGTRPVLVELQALVAPTSFVTPRRTATGVDHQRVAMIMAVLEKRMGMMLQNQDAYVNVAGGVRLDEPAVDLAIAVSIASSFRDHATNPHDVVIGEIGLTGEVRGVSRIEQRVREAHKLGFKRVIIPEKNIRGLDAPADIQVIGVSNIADALNEVIRR
- a CDS encoding protein arginine kinase; this translates as MSQKQFMQNPWSNWMKGEGPDSDIVISTRLRIARNLRQHPFPLLATDSQAEEVVRKVTEVSDSEAMRKRHQLQVIHMDQINPLEKRVLVEKHLISPHLAEESRKGAVLLREDESVSIMVNEEDHIRIQVLLPGFRLNEAWEIGTKIDDIFEKSLNYAFDETRGYLTSCPTNVGTGIRASVMLHLPALVMTQQISRILQAINQVGLVVRGIYGEGSEALGNLFQLSNQVTLGMSESDILSNLYGVARQIIEQERVARTYLLEHTRVSLEDRIFRSYGILMYARTVESKEAAQRLSDVRLGIDLGIIPNVSPLVLNELLVTTQPGFLQHHAGQKLTPDQRDERRARLIRERLRVVESQE